In Strongyloides ratti genome assembly S_ratti_ED321, scaffold srae_chrx_scaffold0000002, a single window of DNA contains:
- a CDS encoding Beta-1,4-galactosyltransferase family and Galactosyltransferase, C-terminal domain and Galactosyltransferase, N-terminal domain-containing protein has protein sequence MYIIRRRFAFIQISILKKILIFIGGTVFLYLILVNIYFPNYFSNSSDHILIVNKIISQQQENIGSIKDISNVIESNQIKYENKINYSILSSYDRKKNKTKIKGSIMNSIKEKYIKLKKIELKKCLSIDELQITGKIGQGLLLLEELTLEEVQLVHKDINIGGSWKPNDCIPLSKVAIVIPYRDRESHLTRIIAFLIPILQKQKLDFRFIVTEQIGDDLFNKGRIMNAAFIYAESLNVNCVIFHDVDMFPQDYRTPYNCPQTPRHLGAYVNNLGYQLWYPEIVGGVLAININDYRKVNGYSNMYWAWGGEDDDMGKRIMSNNYTIERPNPDIAKYSMLKHVKRKRTAPKLIYNLLKNAAERWPIDGLNETNKWKIENITIKPLYHHLFVNVFEPPKEWRPTTF, from the exons atgtatattattaGAAGGCGATTTGCTTTTATACAAattagtattttaaaaaaaattttaatatttattggtggaacagtatttttatatttaattttggtaaatatatattttcctaatta tttCTCAAACTCTTCCGATCATATATTaatagttaataaaattatatctcaacaacaagaaaatattggaagtataaaagatattagTAACGTTATAGAGAGTAaccaaataaaatatgaaaacaaaataaattattcaatACTTTCTTCatatgatagaaaaaaaaataaaacgaAAATTAAGGGAAGTATCATGAATagtataaaagaaaaatatattaaactaaaaaaaattgagtTAAAGAAATGCCTTTCAATTGATGAATTACAAATTACAGGTAAAATTGGACAAGGTTTATTATTACTAGAAGAATTAACATTAGAAGAAGTTCAATTAGTTCACAAAGATATTAATATAGGAGGAAGCTGGAAACCAAATGATTGTATTCCATTATCTAAAGTGGCTATTGTTATACCATATCGTGATAGAGAAAGTCATTTAACTAGAATTATAGCTTTTTTAATTCCaatattacaaaaacaaaaattagaTTTTAGATTTATAGTAACTGAACAAATTGGTgatgatttatttaataaaggAAGAATTATGAATGCTGCTTTTATTTATGCTGAAtcattaaatgttaattgtGTTATTTTTCATGATGTTGATATGTTTCCACAAGACTACAGAACACCATATAATTGTCCTCAAACACCACGACATTTAGGTGCTTATGTTAACAATTTGGGTTATCAATTATGGTATCCTGAAATTGTTGGTGGTGTTTTAgctattaatattaatgattatCGTAAAGTTAATGGGTATTCAAATATGTATTGGGCATGGGGTGGTGAAGATGATGATATGGGTAAAAGAATTATGAGTAACAATTACACAATAGAGCGTCCAAATCCAGATATCGCAAAATATTCAATGTTAAAAcatgttaaaagaaaaagaactGCACCAAAATTaat ttataatttattaaaaaatgctGCTGAAAGATGGCCTATTGATGGTTTAAATGAAACTAATAAATggaaaattgaaaatataacaataaaacctttatat